The Chaetodon auriga isolate fChaAug3 chromosome 20, fChaAug3.hap1, whole genome shotgun sequence genome contains the following window.
TGTCAGCATTTTTCATGCCTGAGTTCCATGATGACATAATTTCTTAAAAAATCAGTTCCGCTAAAATGATTTAACATGTTCAGTTACAGTTAGTCATAGATAGAGTCAGAGCAGGGAAAACTGACTAACCTTTATACGGAAAAGAATGCGAGGAGATCTGATTTTGAGGGTTTCTGTGTTAAAACAGCTAAGAACTGCTACAGACACATGAATCAGATGCACATATCAGACGTAGGATATAAAGTATGACAGACAGAGTTTGTTCACTAAGCCTCACAAGATGTCTCCAAGTCACGTCTAGAGAAAAAGATGGCTTATCAAACCAATGCACTGGATTCGTTGCTAAGAAACAGAACGGAACGTGATTTACCCCAACATGTCCTCTTCTTGACAAACTGCCGCTGACTGCATTAAAACCACTTCAATTCAAAAGGCCACTTAAtgacgtgcacgcacacacacacacggggagCAGATAAGGCTTTGGTTAATTTGCTCCAAAGTGggaatgaaaaatatttgacaCGAGCTCTGTAAGCACTCTGTAATCCTCTCGCCTGCATTATGACTCCTAATTGATGTAGCGAGGAGCTGAAGATGACTGTAATTACACAGGCAGCTCAGAGGCTACTTTGTagctgcagtgcacacacaaacatgagttGCTGTACATAAACACTTTCCAACCTGATAATTTGAGCAAACAAGACGCGCAAAGTTAACAGGTGCGAAGTGTGTTTGTACAGGAGAATACTAAACCGGAAGGAACTTGATTTACTGGGAacatttttccctctctgccgTCTAAAGGtgacatggagaaaaaaattgCTTCATTGTTGAGGGAAACATAAAAGAGCAGATgtctcttctttgtgtgtgtgtgtgtgcgcacctggattgtctgcatgtgtgtgtcacacagagataaagagagagctTTATGACTGTCATGTTGAACATACCTGACATGCTCTGTATTTCAAGGCACAGCGTATTAGTGGAgcaaaatattcacacacacatagcagaAACTAGTACTGCAAACCTGAGTTATGTGAGAAATGCCTatgtgtcagtgctgctgcttctttgttGGGAATGAAAGTGCATTTCCTCTTGTGGGTGTGAGACATTTTGTATTTAGTATGCATTAAAATCAAGTATTTGAGGAACAGATTTCACTAAAAAAATTCTTCTGTTCCCAGTTTCAAGTTCTTAGACACAGTATGTAAGGCTTCATATCCCTGTGCATTCTATCCAAATAACAGTCATAACTTTTTTTTGCTATTGTcaacaaattaaaggaaaagaccaaaaccaagaATGAGTTGGTCTGTTTCACAGTACTTTCCGACACCCCTGCTCTCAAACCAAGcccactgaagacataaatctttaaaaacaagtcacaaATATGTTGTTTCAACTTTTTAAAAGGCTACAAAACTTTCCTAAAACAGCATGCCACTGTACTCTTTAGCAAACCTGACTCACACAAGAGGAAGTAACGTATTTGTAAGGTCCTGTTTCACTGGCTAAATAAGTATTTATAGTGTTTACAACAGCAGATATATGTGGGATCAActtaaaataaactacagtgtgtgaatgtgtgtgtgtgtgtgtgtgtgtgttcatggtaatgaaaaaacatgtcACCCATTGCAACGGTGCGGCTCGCTGACGTGTTTTTAATGGGTTTTGGCCGACAGttgagctctgtggcacagtaTCAGGCTTACACAGACCACACTGGTGAGTGGGATTCCTCTATAGTGGGTTTTGGTCTtctcatgggatttgttgataataAGAAAAGTTCAGAGCCACCAGATTTATTCTTGAAAACCAGAAATGCTGAGATGACTAAAAAGGTAAGTAAACTACGACTCACCATGAGGCAAAGAaccactaaaacaaacaaaaaacatttatatttcaaaaaaaaaacaaaaacattaggGTGTCATTTAGGCATCAACACATCACTGAATGTGACAATAACTCCAAACTTACTGCTGTGTCTTCTCCAGCTCTCCGTACAGCCAGCCGTCTTTCTCCTCTTGGATGAGCAGGGTGATGATGTCGCCGTCGTCGAAGCTGAGGAGTGTTTGGTTGTTGCCCGCCGTGTGGGGAAAGATGGTCCTGACTCGGGGCTTCTTGCCCACGTTGAGACCAGATGACTGGGATGTTGACCGGGACAGACTGACCTCTCCAAGACTACCCTGATCTGTGGCCAGCAagggaagacaaaaacagagattAGTGGTGCGACAATATTGATTATTCGTCTAATCAAAGGGAATTTATTCGAAGCAGAAGtgtgacattttagaaaatccAATATGAAGGTGCAGCAGGGGGTTGTTTATGAGACACAACAGGTTAATTAGcgagcttcagaggtgctgggaGGTCAGagtttgttacctttggacagagccaggctggctgtttccaaACGTTTCcaatctttgtgctaagctaagctaacaggcagctagcttcatatttactgtacagatatAAGAGTGTATTTTCCCATCGAACTCTGCGGCAGACAGAGAATCCGTGCTTTTCACAGGAGGAAGATGTCGTTGCTGACAGGGCGATGCATCTCATTAACATCATTTGTGGGTATGTTCTCCGTACCTGAGTTGTGGTCTGAAGAGGAGGTGAGTGGAGACCTGAGCTCTGGGTTGAACATGTTGGCTAGCGGACTTGTCTGTGCCTTTAGTGGCGGTGCTGGAGGAGGCACCACGTTGTTctgaggagatgaagaagaataTGATTAGCAGATGTGGCAAAGCATGACTCGGCAATAAATGATATTATAACAAGCAGTCTGTTTGAATGAGCGGGGTAATGTCCTTATCAAGGCACTCATTACTGTAATTGAAGCTTATTGTCCCCGTCCAGCAAAGCGATAAATTGCCATGGCCTGGAGGCGTTCAGTGGACTTCACAGGAACAACAAGAGCACAAGCAGGATTTCCCATGGCTGATAGCCAGACAATGATACCAGCCACTTTACACACAACAGCCTCCATCAGATATCAGCACCTTAGCGAGATAAACTACACGCaacaaaacaagataaaacacTCCAGGGCCAGCCTTTTCTACATGATTTGTTCTACTGATGTACTATTTAAAAAGCTGTTATCCACAGCTTTAATCTGACAGCAAGATCAGTGTCAAAGATAAAGATGAAAAGCAACAGTAAAAGATGAGTGATTAAAGCTCACTATACTCTGTATGGAGCCTCATCTCACAGAGCACGTGTCACTTTGGCTCCACTTTTGTTTATGGTTGAAAAGAGATCAGCATGAATCCAGACACGAGCAGCTAGCACTCACCCTGTTGTAGCGCTCAACCAGCGGTGATTGTTCTGGAGTTGTGGACAGTCCCTCTATCATGGTCATCACTGTGTCCGGCACCTTGGTGATGTCGCTGCACTTTTCCTGCCAGCTGGGGAGCTTCACGGCCAGCATCTCTTTGGCCTGGAGACgccagaggaagaaagagagcaggtGTTAAACAATGCTTAAACGGAGGGGTCCGCGCAGGATGAGCTCTCTGCCCGTGCTTACTTTCTCATGGAAGTTGCTTATTTGATAGGTGAACATGCAGTGTTTGTCCGCCAGGAAACAGAAGCGTCTCTTCTCCTCCAGTAAGGCCTCCCTGCAGCCATCAGCGATGAACTTCTGCATATCCATCTGGCGCAACGAGATGGTCTCCAAATACTGCAGAGAGGGTCAGAGGACAGCAAGGAGGTCGTGGTACGGGATTAATAACTAATCAGGTTTCAGATGAGACATAAAATGAGTGACAGATTGTACTTGATTATATTGTATGGAGAAGATTTTCCACAAATTATCTCAAAGTTCACCAAACTATGAAATCATACGTCATCTACTGCCTGAGGTCAAGTCTGTTCTACATCACTAATTAGATCACAGCTGCCTGATTCCACGTTGCTCAAACATCCATGAGTATATTGTTGCAGGATGACTGTCAGGAGGAACGTGCTGCTTTAACACTGACCTGAGAGGGAAACTGGCTCTTTCTCTAACTCTGCGGCCACGATGTTTGTGTGCTCAAATTGAGCCACTAATGAGCTTCAGAATTAAACTTTCTGAAATTAGTGACAAGTTTATTTGGGTCTCCTACTGCTGCTGGATCGATCTCAGCGCGGCGGGGAACCAAATTATCGTGCTGAAAGACACACCCTCcccacagagaggctgagaacGATGCTGCCTGTCAAGCAGAGCAGATGGTCGGCTGAGCCTGACATATCAAACTGTTTAAAATGACTTCTCAACCCACCCCGCCATCCCTCTATTCTACACCCACTCCCCCCCATCTCTCCCATTTTCCCCAGGTTGTCATGGTGACGGTAAGGCTGCCTGTCTCTAAGGGTTGTCTCGAAgaccctcctctgctgtctgggctcattttctctgtctctcactctaCGATAGCTTGTCAGACACTGAATCAAGGCTCTCCATTTCCCATTTTCACACCAAACAATGGTACAGGCTCTTCAGCGAGAGGTGgcgagagcagacagacagggtcGAGCTCATCATTTGCAGCACTGCACACGATTATGAGAAAGCAGTTAGCTTTATCTCCCTTGTAGTAAACCGGTGTCATTCCTATCAGATAAGGAAAGGGCCTCTTCCGTTTGGAGAGGGGCCCCAGTTTCAGCACAGATCGAGCACCAGGCTCGGGCTATTAAGCTCCGCCCGGACAAGACGACTTACTGAGTGAGTGTTTTTCAAAAGTTTCAATCCAAATGCGAGGACAAACAGATTCTGATTTtcgcagcagaggaaaaagaaacagctcTTTTCAACCTGCAAAGGGCTTGCAAAAGTCCTCTCGAAACAAGCCGGGCTTACTTACACACCATCCATCATCAAAGTGAGGCCGTGAAAACGATCGATAAATTTAAAACGAGAGCCAGACAGGAGGTATTACTCACGCTTTGCAGtccctccttcagctccacACGCTGATTTACAAAGCAAATCGCCGCCTGCTCGTTGGTAGTGGACAGCAGGACATAAACATCCCACAATGTACGACACACTCCAGCAATACACCCTGGGTCACTGAGGGCAATGTCAGCAGTGACTAACCTCGATCAGActgtcatttttaaagttttctgAGATGCCAGAGATTAGGTTTTATGAGACCACACTGCTATTTGTTCATGTGAAACTTGAGTCCGGCTCTCTCTGAATGGAGAGCTTATCTACAGTTTGAATCATATCCTCTGTGAGCAGAGACGTCCGACACCAAAAACAATTTTAAGCAAAGTCTCTTTGTCAGAGAATTTGATTTTCCTCCTTGTTGCAGCCCTATCAGCCCTATTTTGGCATGCAACACATGCTTAGTGAGTCTCCCGCACTGTATGCACTTGGATAATATAAATCTAGTTACACTGGAAATACAAGTCGATCTATTtacatctgtcttttttttttggcaaactCCTCTTTTTGGTTTCCAGCGATGACACCCTGTGGTAGCCATAGAGTATAGATTAATCCCACTTGCTCCATGGAATACAGCCCAGCTCTCAGCATGGTCTGAAACTGTGTGTGCTCGCACACATGTGAgcattcatgcacacatttgGGCAAATTTGGGTGTGTACACcttcaatgaaaacacaatgttctgtctgcagctgagtGCAGTGAGTGGAGGTATACGTCTGctgcatgtaaaaacacagaatctACAAACAGCTGTAGGTGTGATGGTCTTCTGGTGTTCTATATAAAAAAGTGCTTTTCTAAGGTATTTAGCCACATCAATGTCTCATCAATGATGTCATGCCTGGCAAGTACAGCTGGAAGGCAAAACCTGGAATTTCAGTCCTATAAAGTGTTACATGAAAACCACATGCTCCAAACCGTCTTCTGCTCCATTGCACTAGTATGTGGCCACATCTCTCCACACTGTCACGTAAATTGTACACTTGTCATATCCTTTCCACAGGCATCAGAGCAGAAGCATGCAGCAGCACCATTGTTTGAAATGACACACTGCGTTTAGGGAAGGACAAAAGGTCGGGGTCGGCTCGGTTTCGGTCTCACCTCGTTCTCTTTGATCTCGTACTTGGATGAGTGCTTTCCCTGGCTTTTCCTCCTGAGCTTCTTCAGGTCCGTCTGTGTGCGCTCCAGGGAGTCCTGCTTCAGCTTGTGCTCTGACTGGTAGCGCTTGAAAGTGGCCTACAGGTGTTTGACAGGGGAGGCATGAGACGAGTGAAGGGAGGAACCAATGCAGTTTTCATGTACAGAAGCTGAAATAAAGAATCCTAATTTTGGCAAATTTGCGCTTTGAAATACGTTATAATGTGTTATAATAAGCAGGCAGAGGTCGGTGGATGCTTGCACTGATGGAGAGAGGGACATCTGATTACACTTACATTCATGTACTTAacatccatctctgtcttcttctccaGCTCGATGATGACCTCTCTGTGGAACCTCTTGAACTGCGGAACAAGAGAAAGCACACACCTCAAATTcattgcaacacacacacgatccCGCATACACAATGTTCTACACGCAATGTACAGCCGAGGCACACGGCTCATGTGACGCGAAGAGTGAAGTGACCCGTTGGAATGTATGATAATTGGTTTCTGAGAGATGAGATTCCACCCAACATGGTCGGCTTATCAGCCTGTTAAGGTTAAAGTTTTAcatctttcctctctcacagGGTAATTACAATGAGTCCAGGATAACTCAGCTTGTGCTTATTTCTCAAACTTTTCTTACATCAGACTGAGCACTGTGTTTCAGCCATTGTTTGAACCAGCGACGCTTCAATTTAGTCCTCGTGACCAGCAGGTATCTGAAGCATTTCAGCCAGAGGCAGCGGGGTCAGGAATGACTCTGTGGCTTTTCCACTCTCATCAAACTTTCTTTCAGCTTTCATTACAACCAGTTCAAACTCTGTAAAATCAAAAGAATGAGCTCAAGAGGTTACAGAGGTTACACGTACTGAAAGGACAATattgcaaatggaaaaaaatctcTGTCTATTAGGTGACGATAAGAAAGTTAATGGCCACAGGGTGCTTAATGATAACTTTTCACTTTGCATATTCTATTTCTACATATATTTCTACTTCTGTGCCTCTTTTCATCCTTCAGATCCATTATATTCTCCTCTCATTATGCTGCTTTCATTCTTCTAATGCAGAATGGAGCAAAGATGAAACGAACAACCTTAAGAGCTGTGAGCTTCACTGAGAGAAGACATCAAGTCCATTCAAAATCCAGGCTGGCCATGTTCTATGTTCCCACAAAGTGCCAAAATCTTTCATGCATTCAAGACCACTCATTCCGACTGAAGAGGTTTATAACACTGCTCTTTAACATTagtaaaatgtgcatttgtcgGAGGCTATTTTCACTGGCAGATTTGGTGTGCTGATGAGTATTCTTGGCAGTGCAACAGTGCGgctcatgtctgtgtttatgggCAACAATGGAGGCAGATGGCGTggaggaataagatatatcaggctttggctacAGACAATACATGTTTTCTCAATTCATagttgtttttggtctttttatggaATTTACTGACAGTAAGAataatatagaatatcaccagatATACTTTAAGGCTACTCACATTCTCTTCCAGTTCATTATGGACCTTCTTGTGGGCCTCTGCAATCTCCATCAGAACCACACCTAGGAAGACACCAGAACAATGTTCAGTATTTCAGAGATTAttacaaagaaagagagacacttTACTTACTTAAATACTATGAAtcactttcttgctgaaaaAGAGGACTGATAGCACTGCAGGAAGTGACTGCACCCGGCCAAGAAACAGTCCCTGTTCAACcacaatgtgttgtttttatacTTGGTTTTCTggatggattaaacaaacaagttctaacatgttaatcagtgagctttaagTGCACTTTCATGTGGTTTTgctgcctttggacagagccaggctaactggTTTCCTCCTGTTTACAAactttctgctaagctaagctaagctaactggctgctggtggtagcATCATATAAACCATACAGGCCTCATCTctttcttggcaagaaagcgaataagagAATTTCTCAAAACGGAAATCTTTAAGGGAGGTAGATAACACAGAGCATTTGGAAACCAGAAGCCAACCATACAAAATCAGTGTACAGCAAGACTCAGATACACTTTCTAAATTTCCTGTATAAATGTAACCCGTTTTTCATCAAGCCTTGGACGCATCTTCACAGCTCATATTTTACAGCTGACTTATCTCCTTTCAATATTTGAACAGCCGTCAATAAGTAATCTCTATGAAACGTTCTGGCATTGTGCGGTCAGACACAGAACAGTCTCCATTCACAGGCAGGCTACAGCGTAGATAGAGCAGCATATGACACGAGACAATGGGACTGAGTCAATACTGTAAACAGAAGTGGACAATCGTAGCTAAGCAGTTTATAGTGCTACCTCTATCACAATGGGGTGAAATCTAGACTCAAGGTTTACTACAGGACACAGCGTTCTGGTGGAACCTGAAAAAAACAGTGTGGGACACAATATCTGGACATGTTATGGTGTCGCTGCGAGGAAAGAGTGAACAACCAATCTCAACACCATCAGATGACAGTTAAGAAAGCACAATTGTCAGGTTCACTTTGTGATTTTTAGGGCGAAAAGCACACTCCACCTTGACACTTATACACATTTAACCCAACAACCTGGCATTCCTCCCTGCACGCCTCCGCTCAGGGCAAACAAACGTAATGACCCGCTGATACAGAGCTGCACTTCTGTGATCCTGCAGGCAGCGTCCAGCTACAACAACATTGCCCTCTGAAGGTCACCAGAACGTACTGGTAAATGCTGCCTTTGTGCTTCGATGGGGAGGGGTGGTGCTGCGCTCAGGGGCTGTTTGTACAGCCCCAACAACAGACTGTGCTGGGCTGGAAGGGGGAGACTGAGAAAGGCCGGGAGGGGGTTCAAAGAGGCCGCTGTACACCTGCGGGTTTCACCTTTGGGGTTAACAAGGTGCGAAAGTCTGTGTGAGGGAGGGTAAATGCTACAGAAAGTTATCCCTATTTGCTACATACACATTGGCTGTACAGTGATCATGAATCTGTCACATGAACAACAGAAGAGGGGGAACAGGAGCTGAGCGGGACAGAGTTGTGAAGAAGTGACGCTTGAAGGTTTTCTCTCCGTGGAAATGAGGTGTAAGAGCTGAGGtgtaaaagtaaaagcacaccTCAAGTGTGAATAAAGTACCAGGCGACGCAAAGTTTTAAGCATCTACCGGGCTGAACTGGACTGCTATTCAAGTTGATTACATTGAAAGAATAACAACATCAAAGGCTTTTCTCAGTTTATCTTATCTCGTATCTCTATCTGTTTCTGGGGATTTATTCTCTTTTGAGGGTTTTAAGTGCACAGATAATCTAATCTCACTCACCTCAACAATTTCAACAGCGCGATGTTCACATGAGATTCTACGTAGGTACATGGTTGATAAAAGATCCCTGTGGAAAACTACAGCATCCATGATTCACTCTTCAACTTATGATTCACCATTGTGAACACtttgcttctcctctccttcacttcctcaTCCCACGCTCAACTTTATCATAGTGTATAGTGATCAATATGCTGTAGCCCACAATTATATAAAACAAACTTTGACTTTTTTATTCAAAGCATGTATCTTGGTAATCTGAGCTTTAATCCTGGCTGAAGACCAGAAGGTTAAAACATTAATTACCCAACAGTCCTGTTGACCACAGGTTGGAATGAAGGCTGAAAAGGgttaaaaagcctttttttttacccttttgAACTTGCCATGACGTTATGTTAGTAGTTTATTTGCATAAATATCTTTGCCACACAAGgatgaaatgtctgttttacaaGCCTGCTGATAGGTCGCTAAGCAACGCCTTTGACATTCTCAACAGGTGATACCATTTATGAGCTGGGATTGCCCTGTGCTAACACAACCAATGCCTATTTGGCGTTAGAAGGAAGCTAACGACGGGATGACGACGGCAAGGCAAGCACCAGCAGCTCACCTGTTAGCACCttttctccagctctccttATATTTCACCACTTTAACTGATAATCCTTCCTCTATTGTGCAAGCAACATCTGAGCTGCGCTTGGCGGCAGTCGTTGGTCATCATCTTGTAGCAATGTTTTATCAGTGAGATACATCACTGGGCTTGTCTACGCAGGCTTGCAGTGCAAGTCATGAATTGAGGCCACCTCCTACGTGACTCAGGATCGAATGGTATCTCAATTATACACATTCCAGTGCAGTTG
Protein-coding sequences here:
- the baiap2l1a gene encoding brain-specific angiogenesis inhibitor 1-associated protein 2-like protein 1a isoform X3 codes for the protein MSRAPEDVSKLTESTYKIVMDQFNPGLRNLVNLGKSYEKSVTAMSLAGSAYFDAVSKIGENAIVSPVSRELGVVLMEIAEAHKKVHNELEENFKRFHREVIIELEKKTEMDVKYMNATFKRYQSEHKLKQDSLERTQTDLKKLRRKSQGKHSSKYEIKENEYLETISLRQMDMQKFIADGCREALLEEKRRFCFLADKHCMFTYQISNFHEKAKEMLAVKLPSWQEKCSDITKVPDTVMTMIEGLSTTPEQSPLVERYNRNNVVPPPAPPLKAQTSPLANMFNPELRSPLTSSSDHNSDQGSLGEVSLSRSTSQSSGLNVGKKPRVRTIFPHTAGNNQTLLSFDDGDIITLLIQEEKDGWLYGELEKTQQRGWFPSSYCRPYTEPLLSNSSNLSTPVRRLSVVSLPEQEEEEEEPVLLPPPDYSDDASSDPAVPSTPSLLNMRRESICHGQAETNCHE
- the baiap2l1a gene encoding brain-specific angiogenesis inhibitor 1-associated protein 2-like protein 1a isoform X1 is translated as MSRAPEDVSKLTESTYKIVMDQFNPGLRNLVNLGKSYEKSVTAMSLAGSAYFDAVSKIGENAIVSPVSRELGVVLMEIAEAHKKVHNELEENFKRFHREVIIELEKKTEMDVKYMNATFKRYQSEHKLKQDSLERTQTDLKKLRRKSQGKHSSKYEIKENEYLETISLRQMDMQKFIADGCREALLEEKRRFCFLADKHCMFTYQISNFHEKAKEMLAVKLPSWQEKCSDITKVPDTVMTMIEGLSTTPEQSPLVERYNRNNVVPPPAPPLKAQTSPLANMFNPELRSPLTSSSDHNSDQGSLGEVSLSRSTSQSSGLNVGKKPRVRTIFPHTAGNNQTLLSFDDGDIITLLIQEEKDGWLYGELEKTQQRGWFPSSYCRPYTEPLLSNSSNLSTPVRRLSVVSLPEQEEEEEEPVLLPPPDYSDDASSDPAVPSTPSLLNMVSLVNGTAKAPFLGGGNPFATVKLRPTVTNDRSAPVI
- the baiap2l1a gene encoding brain-specific angiogenesis inhibitor 1-associated protein 2-like protein 1a isoform X2 — encoded protein: MSRAPEDVSKLTESTYKIVMDQFNPGLRNLVNLGKSYEKSVTAMSLAGSAYFDAVSKIGENAIVSPVSRELGVVLMEIAEAHKKVHNELEENFKRFHREVIIELEKKTEMDVKYMNATFKRYQSEHKLKQDSLERTQTDLKKLRRKSQGKHSSKYEIKENEYLETISLRQMDMQKFIADGCREALLEEKRRFCFLADKHCMFTYQISNFHEKAKEMLAVKLPSWQEKCSDITKVPDTVMTMIEGLSTTPEQSPLVERYNRNNVVPPPAPPLKAQTSPLANMFNPELRSPLTSSSDHNSDQGSLGEVSLSRSTSQSSGLNVGKKPRVRTIFPHTAGNNQTLLSFDDGDIITLLIQEEKDGWLYGELEKTQQRGWFPSSYCRPYTEPLLSNSNLSTPVRRLSVVSLPEQEEEEEEPVLLPPPDYSDDASSDPAVPSTPSLLNMVSLVNGTAKAPFLGGGNPFATVKLRPTVTNDRSAPVI